From a single Phragmites australis chromosome 7, lpPhrAust1.1, whole genome shotgun sequence genomic region:
- the LOC133924527 gene encoding gamma-tubulin complex component 2-like, protein MDPAPATPRWNLERPYLTGRFQQEAKVAAAAQAPGSRAFSLDAFSRGVGAGTGSVIGSYAVSVQELLVIDDLLSALVGIEGRFVSIKRVRGKEGYVVFQIDSSMDLALQELTRRIFPLCEDFVLVSQFVESRSQFKNGLVNHALAAALRAFLLDYQAMVAQLEHQFRLGRLSVQGLWFFCQRMMSSLNALAVLVEKATSKNTSGSATLNLLQSQAKAMGGDSAVRSLLEKMTEYASAAYLRMLERWVYEGVIDDPYGEFFIAENKSLQKESLTQDYDAKYWQQRYSLKDGIPCFLTNVAATILTTGKYLNVMRECGHNVQVSLSENSKLMSFGSNHQYLECIKSAYDFASGELLTLMKDKYDLIGKLRSLKRYLLLDQGDFLVHFMDIAREELTKKPEEISAEKLQSLLDIALRSTAAASDPSHEELTCCVERSSILKKLAALKDLDCAYPSDKLSAADVDQPMQLSITGLETFCLGYKVQWPLSLVISRKALTKYQLIFRLLFHCKHVSRQLCTAWQIQQVFRSVKILGTPILRSSILCGSMLKFVNSLLHYLTFEVLEPNWHLMHDRLQTARSIDEVIQIHDSFLQKCLKECLLLLPELLMKVEKLKALCLQYATSIQLLMPSIEVANPENTSKSGKSRSRINKSQDRDQQLKLASENVVMSESILKFEAAFNSELQSLVPTLSNNSQAEPYLTRLAQCILGVRMDQL, encoded by the exons ATGGATCCCGCGCCGGCGACCCCGCGCTGGAACCTGGAGCGCCCGTACCTCACCGGCCGCTTCCAACAG GAGGCGAAGGTAGCTGCTGCGGCGCAGGCGCCCGGATCCAGGGCGTTCTCCCTCGACGCCTTCAG CCGCGGCGTCGGCGCCGGCACCGGGAGCGTCATCGGATCGTACGCCGTTTCGGTGCAG GAGCTTTTGGTTATTGATGATTTGCTATCAGCTCTGGTGGGTATTGAGGGACGATTTGTTTCTATTAAGAGAGTACGGGGAAAGGAGGGCTATGTTGTCTTCCAGATCGATTCTTCTATGGACCTTGCACTCCAG GAGTTAACTCGCCGAATCTTCCCCTTATGTGAGGATTTTGTGTTGGTAAGCCAGTTTGTGGAGTCCCGGTCACAATTCAAGAATGGTCTGGTCAACCATGCTCTGGCTGCAGCTCTGAGGGCATTCCTACTG gATTATCAGGCGATGGTTGCTCAACTGGAGCACCAATTCCGTCTTGGAAGGCTTTCTGTTCAAGGATTATGGTTCTTTTGTCAG AGGATGATGAGTTCATTGAATGCACTGGCAGTTCTAGTTGAGAAGGCAACCTCCAAGAATACCAGTGGTTCTGCGACACTTAATCTACTTCAAAGTCAG GCAAAGGCAATGGGTGGTGATAGTGCTGTTCGGTCCTTACTGGAGAAGATGACAGAATATGCAAGTGCAGCATACCTCAGGATGTTAGAAAG GTGGGTGTATGAGGGTGTTATAGATGACCCTTATGGCGAATTCTTCATTGCTGAAAACAAATCTTTGCAAAAG GAGAGTCTCACTCAAGATTATGATGCCAAATATTGGCAGCAACGATACAGCCTAAAAGACGGCATTCCTTGTTTCCTTACTAATGTTGCTGCCACGATTCTGACAACAGGAAAGTATCTTAATGTTATGAGAGAATGTGGGCACAATGTTCAG GTTTCCTTATCAGAAAATTCTAAGCTTATGAGCTTTGGTTCAAACCACCAATATCTTGAATGCATCAAATCTGCCTATGATTTTGCAAGCGGTGAATTATTGACTCTGATGAAAGATAAG TATGACCTCATCGGGAAATTACGATCCCTGAAGCGCTATCTACTCCTTGACCAA GGTGactttttagttcattttatgGATATTGCTCGAGAGGAGCTTACGAAGAAACCAGAAGAAATATCTGCTGAAAAACTTCAG TCTCTGCTTGACATTGCTTTGCGAAGTACAGCAGCTGCTTCAGATCCAAGTCATGAAGAATTGACATGTTGCGTG GAAAGAAGTTCCATCCTGAAGAAGCTGGCCGCTCTGAAAGATTTGGATTGTGCTTACCCGTCAGACAAGCTTTCTGCAGCAGATGTTGACCAGCCAATGCAATTAAGTATCACTGGCTTGGAAACGTTCTGCCTTGGCTACAAG GTTCAGTGGCCACTATCTCTTGTAATTTCAAGGAAGGCTTTGACAAAATACCAATTGATCTTTCGCCTATTGTTCCACTGCAAGCATGTTAGTCGCCAACTATGTACAGCATGGCAAATTCAACAA GTATTCCGTTCTGTCAAGATTCTGGGAACACCAATTCTACGGTCATCGATTCTTTGTGGAAGCATGCTCAAGTTTGTAAATAGCCTTCTGCATTATCTGACGTTTGAG GTTCTTGAACCAAATTGGCATTTGATGCATGATCGCCTTCAAACTGCAAGGAGCATAGATGAG GTCATCCAGATTCACGATTCCTTCCTCCAGAAGTGTCTAAAAGAATGCTTGCTGTTGTTGCCTGAACTCCTTATG AAAGTTGAGAAGCTGAAAGCTTTATGTCTCCAGTATGCCACTTCCATCCAACTCCTCATGCCATCCATCGAAGTTGCTAATCCTGAGAATACATCAAAATCTGGAAAGTCAAGGTCAAGAATAAATAAATCACAAGACAGAGACCAGCAACTGAAACTAGCATCAGAGAATGTTGTGATGTCAGAGTCAATCTT GAAATTCGAAGCAGCATTCAATTCGGAGCTCCAAAGCCTTGTGCCTACACTGAGCAACAATTCACAGGCAGAACCATACCTGACTCGTCTTGCGCAGTGCATTCTTGGCGTGCGAATGGATCAATTGTGA
- the LOC133924528 gene encoding uncharacterized protein LOC133924528 encodes MVGGGGRRAAAAACGRWCLVILAMASALGVSGPAFYWRYKKGFSSSSSPASSAAAAAASSSPSCPPCSCDCPAPLSLKSIAPGLANFSITDCGKNDPELAKEMEKQFVDLLNEELRLQQVVAEEHSHHMNATLVEAKRQATQYQREADKCNAATETCEEARERSEAAISKERKLTGLWEQRARQLGWKDP; translated from the exons ATGGTGGGCGGCGGGGGgcgccgcgcggcggccgcggcgtgcGGGCGGTGGTGCCTGGTGATCCTGGCCATGGCCTCAGcgctcggagtctccggcccCGCCTTCTACTGGCGCTACAAGAAGgggttctcctcctcctcctccccagctTCCTcagccgcggccgcggcggcatCCTCCTCCCCCTCGTGCCCGCCCTGCAGCTGCGACTGCCCGGCGCCGCTCTCCCTCAAGTCCATCGCCCCCG GGCTTGCCAACTTCTCAATCACAG ATTGTGGAAAAAATGACCCTGAGCTTGCCAAAGAGATGGAGAAGCAATTTGTTGACCTCCTTAATGAGGAACTCAGGCTGCAGCAGGTTGTAGCTGAGGAGCATAGTCACCACATGAACGCCACTCTTGTTGAAGCTAAAAGACAGGCTACTCAATATCAGCGAGAGGCAGACAAGTGTAATGCGGCCACAGAAACCTGTGAGGAAGCTCGGGAGCGGTCTGAAGCAGCAATTTCAAAGGAGAGGAAACTCACAGGACTGTGGGAACAACGAGCTCGACAACTGGGTTGGAAGGATCCGTGA
- the LOC133925536 gene encoding heavy metal-associated isoprenylated plant protein 19-like translates to MDEENASVKNSVTTELKVYMHCDSCERSVRRAIEKIEGVETIEVDRSENKVTVTGEFEPKKLLKKIKKKTGKKAEILIPEENEEECKGEEPYAPYDDPVLDREAFATHEFQNHGLERWDLHYFDDENTEAFS, encoded by the exons ATGGATGAAGAAAACGCCAGCGTTAAGAAT AGCGTCACGACAGAACTGAAAGTATACATGCATTGCGATTCCTGTGAAAGATCGGTACGCCGTGCCATCGAGAAAATCGAAG GCGTCGAGACAATCGAGGTGGACAGGAGTGAGAACAAGGTCACGGTGACAGGCGAGTTCGAGCCAAAAAAGTTGTTGaaaaagatcaagaagaagaccGGGAAGAAGGCGGAAATCTTGATCCCTGAGGAAAATGAGGAAGAATGCAAGGGAGAAGAACCTTATGCTCCTTACGATGATCCAGTGCTGGACCGAGAGGCGTTTGCGACTCATGAGTTTCAGAATCATGGGCTAGAAAGATGGGATCTCCATTATTTCGACGATGAAAACACCGAAGCGT TTTCTTAA